GACCCCGAGCCGGCCGCCCTCCAGCTTCACGTCGAACCCCGGGCGGGCGTGGCCGAGCCGCGCCTTGACGCGGTCGGCGACGCCCTGCCCGATCGCCAGCGGCCGCAGCCCCGCCATGCCGAACCGGGCGCGCCACTTGCCGAACACCTCGCACCGCTCCAGCCGGTCGGGCCCCTCCCGCGCCACGGCGTTGGCCGCCTTgccggccagcgccgcctccgcgcgggcCCTCTGCACGCTGTCGCGGGCCAGGGTCGCGTCCAGGGACTCGAGCACCGCGCCGTAGTGCGCGCACGCGTCGGCGAACCGCGCCGCCAGCGGCGCCGTGTTCGTGTTGAGCTCCTGCTCCACCAGCGCCACCACGCGCGGGCCCAGCGCGCGCACGCGCCGGAGGAGCTCGTCGCGCGGGTTCGCCGGGGACACGCTCTCGTCGGGGACGCGCGAGAGCGCGAACGCAAGGTTCACGGCCACCGCCTCCCCAGGCTCGCACCCGAGCCTCGACGCGTCGACCTCGCCCGGCCGGCAGCTCACCGCGTTGAACCGGAACTCCAGCCCGGCTTGCTGGGCGTGCCTCTGGAGCCGCTGGCCGGTGGCCGCGAGTGCCTGCGCCAGCGCCGGCGTGAACGGCGACGTCGGGTCCGCGACGGCCGTGAGCTTGAGACAGGTGCCCGCCACGCGGCGGTTGGCGAGGGCGTGGATGAGGGCGATGTGCTGCGCGAGGCTGACGTCGAAGTCGATCAGGTGGATGACGCGCTGGCCGGCCACGGCGTCGAGGATGGCGAGGTTGGCGCCGTGGAGGGCGAGGCCGAAGCAGGGGGAGACGTCGTGCAGGAGATGGCACGCCGCGCGCTGCTCGGCGCCGCAAAGGTCCGCGAGCTGTTGAGACGAGGGCGAACCGATGCGGGAGGACATGGCGGCCGCCATCATGGCCACCAGCCTCTGCTCCGCGTCGCCGCGCGGGTTCGCGGCCGTCTTCAGGGCCGCGAGGTGagcagcggccgcggcgcggtCGCCGTCGGCCATGGCTGCGGCGGCCTCGGACAGGAGCTGCCGCGACGAGGCCGCcgaggtcggcggcgagctGGACGATGTGGACGAAGCCGTGGACGACGAGGCGGAGTTCGCCGGCGACCTTGATACGGGCACGGAGGTGTAGTTGGTCGTCGCCCTCGCCATGGGAAGAGACGGCAGCGGTGGGGCGGTGATGGAGTTGAGCTCCTG
This window of the Panicum virgatum strain AP13 chromosome 1K, P.virgatum_v5, whole genome shotgun sequence genome carries:
- the LOC120712661 gene encoding scarecrow-like protein 8, translating into MDPAWCDPRRGYAYGYGVGSAAQAPPARRQSQQDAAAGATGGVLKRNLAEVERWQQALYLRAVRQRVAAQAQGAHPPIDVGAVLARAASRGSSFSGPPSGGFAGHSPQPSSTLSSLTTASRMATPAAAAAMQQLLQRQVVAAPPAPLQPARAVAGGPAARPATAREMVLLQELEKELLCDDDNAEAEAEGSACGSTVTTSAWGNTMQELNSITAPPLPSLPMARATTNYTSVPVSRSPANSASSSTASSTSSSSPPTSAASSRQLLSEAAAAMADGDRAAAAAHLAALKTAANPRGDAEQRLVAMMAAAMSSRIGSPSSQQLADLCGAEQRAACHLLHDVSPCFGLALHGANLAILDAVAGQRVIHLIDFDVSLAQHIALIHALANRRVAGTCLKLTAVADPTSPFTPALAQALAATGQRLQRHAQQAGLEFRFNAVSCRPGEVDASRLGCEPGEAVAVNLAFALSRVPDESVSPANPRDELLRRVRALGPRVVALVEQELNTNTAPLAARFADACAHYGAVLESLDATLARDSVQRARAEAALAGKAANAVAREGPDRLERCEVFGKWRARFGMAGLRPLAIGQGVADRVKARLGHARPGFDVKLEGGRLGVGWMGRVVTVASAWR